The Anticarsia gemmatalis isolate Benzon Research Colony breed Stoneville strain chromosome 12, ilAntGemm2 primary, whole genome shotgun sequence genome segment CTGCGCCGCTCCTCAAGTGCACGCTCTGCCAGGAGCGCTTGGAGGACACACACTTCGTGCAGTGCCCCAGTCAACCACATCACAAATTCTGCTTCCCTTGCTCCAGGGATTCTATCAAGCGACAGCAAGGATCTGAGGTGAGTTCACTCTTCATGAACAGTTACATTAAATGTATTTGCATCTTTTTGAATTCATAGGTATCCCAGTTTTCGAACGCATGAAAGTAAACGAACTGTTTCGTCTTTCCCAGGTATACTGTCCGAGCGGAGAGAAGTGTCCACTAGCGAATTCGACAGTTCCATGGGCATTTATGCAAGGCGAGATCGCCACGATTCTCGGCGAGGAGTTTAAACCGAAGAAGGAACGGGAGACCTAGGGCAACGCTGGATTGCCCCGAATTTACCTCTTGTCCCTCTCGTTATGAATCATAACCGGGAGGAGTAGCACGCGCGAGTGTGGCGCGGTGCGCGCCCACAAGCGGTTGCGACGCCGCGCGCGCCTCCGCCGCGGCCCGGGGCCGGGCCCTCGTCCGTACAAACCGATCACTTGTATATAACTTTGTAAATAGTCAACTTTAAGTTTAGTTCGCTCGTCGATAGCTATCGACGCGATGGTCGGATATGGGTTTTCACGGCCGACGAGCGGCACTGGCCGTACTGACGGCCGCTGTGTTCGGAGCATcacatcttttattttatttattttggagcTCGCGCAGCCGACTGTCTTTTTCACTTTGTGTGCGCGTCGGATGGCGAGCGCGGTGCGATATTCCGAACATAGGGCGTATGTTTTTGACGAATTTTCGATTATGATTGTTTGTGTCGACGTGGACACGATTCACGCTAAACAATGTTATGATCTGAGCTCGTCCTCGTAGAGAGTTGTTACATTTCGAGGATGGTACGCTGCTTTGCGAGCAGACATTTCTTCGGATGCCATTTTCTTAGTTACCCTTAGGTCCCGAACCATAGTGAACATGGCATTTATTTATGTGATTCTATATACTATACAAGTATTATACGATGTAATAATCATGACATATTTTATGTAGTCCAGTACTGATTGTAAAAACGTAGTTATCTGATAACGGAAGCGTATCGCTCCCTGTACAGACCGTAGCTtgatgtatatttgtatttatcacaTACAGCGCATGCTAAATAGTCTTATTTTACTATGAAGCGATTTATTCAGAGTGGCTCGAGTTCCGTTACTGTCTCGCATTTGGCGACTAAATTCCGcttaaaattatactttgacTTTAATTTCTTAAGCGTCATTCAAGGATGCAATCATTGGGATACAATCAAAATTGTAGTTTGTGCGCTGGGCCCGCGGGTGTGGGCCCGCGACCTATGAGTTGATTATTTTGTAAGGATAAGTTATACTTTAGTTGTGGTAGAGTCGCGAGCGGCGCAACACGCGGTGACGTGGTCGACGTGGTGGATGTGGTCGACGTCGCCGGTGTTGCGGCGCACGCGCCGGAGAGCGGCAGTATTAGCGAGATCGCTTTGCATACGTGAGGGGGCGTACCTAGTCATTTTGTGAAATGTCAAATTGTCAGAACCGCGAAAACGCGGCCGATATAGGAACTCTTAAAACTCGCTGCTATATTTGTATAAAGTGAagtaatcattatattattatcattatatatgTCATAATGTTAAACGATTCGTAGTGTACGTCAGTTTCGAAAGCTATCAGACGTGGACCGTTTAGCTTGTATGTACTTTGTGTTCCGCCAGATACTGTAGTAGTGCGATCTGATCGAGACTTGACTAATTATACTTTTCGCTCGGACCTGTAGTTGGTGgtttttagaatatttgtatACTGTCTGCTGAAATATATCGGGATCTTATTCATCGCTAAGTTAACATATTTATGCTATATTGCTATTCGTCAGAACTTAATCGTACCTACTTCAATCTCATTAACTCGATAGCTTTTATATAATCTGTAAATCGAGACGATACAgtgtctttaaatattaaaagttagaGCATACAATGAAATTGATATgtcgattatttattttagatgttATTTGTGTACATATACGTACGTTGTACATACATTTGTctacttgtaaatattttaggtaGCATTGGTATAAAGCCAACACGATCGCGGCTATTGATCCAGTATTAGTAGGACATTGAGCCatcttgtttattatattatttgaaacttaTATTACTCGTTGTTTTACATTTGAAATGCTAAAATTAGATTTGATTGTGCTTAACATGAAATATAACGTCTATTACTACATAACTATAActcttaataattataattttcataatatgtGAGCACGTAGCGCTCTTCTCTTCTCTTATTCATGTGAATGTATTTCAACTGGCTATCGTTTTACATAAATCATGTACTTCGAGTGGAGTTTTAGTTGTGATCATATATCGTATTTTCTCTTATCTTTGTACGTCGCGTTTCTGATAGATTCGAAATTGATACTAGTATTATCAGTGGAAGTCACCCGCGGAACGGGTTTGTCAAACGTTCATTAATTCGCGCCAAAATTGGCAAAGGTGAAAAATTGTAAGCACAAATTGTGCGTATTACTTTTTTATCGTTTTGTTGTGTTAAATGTACGTCAATGTCGATAGTGTGGAAACACTGTAAAAACCTGTTCTGAAAAGGGCGTTTGACACAGTTGttatcttaatattaaaaatattatgaatattgcGCCcgtttcagtagtttttgtatgTTACATTATGGCTTAGACCTTAGCATTTCCCTTCAAATATATTAAGTCGCGCTAGGATctcaataaaaagtaacatttttaaatggaGTACCTCAAGGCTTAACCTTGGGGCCAGTGATGATGAGCGCAGTATTCAATACATCGTCATTCGGGCGTACATGTAACATATCAAACAGTTATTGTCCGCCTTTACCCATAGGCTTGTTTGTAGATGTCGATAGTTTATCgacacaaaatatatataattttgagaCTTGTCTCTTTCTTACTGTAAGCAGCAAGTGAAATGCTTCGATTAAGACGTTAATGTAAATGTTGGTGAAATACAATTGATGTGATTTTGTATACTTACGCATTTTTATTTACCCTGAACACATTTCAAAACCTGACCTGACAACCTTTTATTTCTAGGATcctgttaaaatataaacaactcTGCGtcacatatttataataaaaaacctgTGCATACAAAATGAACAACAAATAGAACCACATTAAATCCTAATTCCTAAACCTTGCTTGctagacatttaaataaaatataacataaaataaaaatagtcaaGAATATCAAGACTGTTTTCCATTTGTCAACAGATCGGAACGCGGGCACGTTAGAGAAGATGCCGGAGCCACTGTGTCTGACCAACAGATGAGAAGCACCAACACACGATACCCAGTCGATCGATATTTGGTTAGTATTCATAAAAGAGCAGGTAATAGTATCATATACAGTCGAGAAATTAATAtgatatataaagaaaaaagataataaGTTTGAAACCACAAgatcaattatataaaaaatatacagtaatCGACAAATAAATCTGTAGATAGAAAAAAGAATACAGGtcgtaaaaaaaattgcaacgAAATTAGGTATAGAAATTAAAATCATAGGTTACAAAAGAGATATGACTATGTGTTTATAATGTAGTTAGCCTTTACGAACATATGGCAATAATGAGGATACAAGAGATGAGCTACTAAATAATGATTATACAGGATAGAGACACATATTATTGTCAATGGATTGTGAGCAGTTATACAAGGGCGGTTATTCTTTATGCGCCTATATGAACAATTGTATAATATGATACCAATATAGAAACGTTTATTATTAGCTCTTTAAACATGTCTGATCTGGAATTTCTTTATATATAGAATCAAAATAAACTCTTTCAATAAGGATGCTTCATATTATTTGTAGGGAAAGATAAATACATGTGATGACCGATAGTTACCTATCTTCAAACTGCCACTTGATTTAGCGACACTTGTTTAGCTAGGAGTTCTAAACGTTTAGTAGAGAAAGCTATTTTATTTCACTCTTTCATGTTGACAGGTCGAAAGCAGCAAAAAGTTCGAAATGGTTAATATCATAGATGACGAGTTATGGAACACAGAGCCAGCATTAAAACCAGaagatgaaataatattaaggaAACTGCATGAAATGCTGCAATCGACTGCTGATGACCTGAAGCTGCTTTCCGGGGAACTGTCGAAATTTCACGAGCCGGGCGTACAAGTCAAAACTACGCCCACACCATTAGACGAAGAATTTAACGAGAAAGTTCATATTGAGGAAATTGTAAATGCCAAATTCCATGGGtacaaaattattgataaacCATTCTCAAGTGTGCCTGAGTACAAGCCTAGGAATGACGTTACAAACGTCAGACCTACAGTAATTGATACACAAAAAcctaaagttaataataataatgttgagGTCAATACCGCGCCAATACTTAAGAAgccttctataaataaaaacctagaAATAACTCGCACTAAAGTAATACAAATTAACGGTAATCAAGATAGCACAAAGACTGAAAAGCTTAACAATGGTAAAGTAGTCAATGCCCCAGCAGTAGCTTATAACGAGTATTCTTATAAGTATGTAGAACCTAAGCTTAAAACGCCACGCAAAGTTTTACAAGTACAAGAAATGCCGAGTATCAATATTAGAAGTGAATTGAAAGAGCAGAAAGTTTTACAATTAGATATTATACCTGATACAAAGGAATCTGTAAAATCTGATACTATTTCTAAAAACATAGCAGTAGTCGCTGTACAGCATGAAGATCCGACACCAATCAAACAAACTATCACTCAGATTGTCACAGAATCTCAAAAGCCAATGCAAGTTCATGAGGTATATAAACCTGCCATAAGAAGAATATCTAAGATGTCAGCCTGCGACAGCAGTGGCTCTACTAATAACAATAGCTCAGACACTCAAGTCAAACTCAAAACACAGAAGCGCTTACTTACAAATATAAGATCGCCTAAAAATTCATCACGCTCAGATCGTAAGAGAGTTACTTCTAAAAAAGATTCCGATAAACGCTCCCACTTGAATCTAGATGAATGGCGGAAGAAACTGAACGTTGTTTATGGTCCTACGAGTTCGAAGAATAACAAGCTTACTAAGACAaaaagcaaaactaaaatatcacCTAAAAAAACTAATCTAAAACAAAGTTCTTCCTCTAAACCAAATACTCTTAACAATGTGGAGTACATACCGTATTCAAAACTGACCATAGGGGGTGCCAGAGCCAGTGACATCGAGAAGGAAATATCCGATATTCCGAATAAGAACAACATACCACTGAGTCCAATATtggataaaattttaagtaGTCGCGAAAATTCCTTCAGCAAAAATATTCCCCGAAAGCACAAAACCAGTAACAGTTTGAAAGTACTTACGACTTCTGATGAAAACTTGTTACAAGAGGTGATCGATATAGAACGGACTATTAGTGAAACAATATCTAAGAATCTTATAAGTGCTCCTAGTGACCCGAAGCCAGAGAAGATATCAAGCGACACTGATGAAGCTAAAGAAAATGAAAGCTATGTTGATGATTTTGAGGACGAAAAATCTGATCATTCCGGTCAATCAGGAAACCAGAGGATGAATAGTAGACATTCCAGCGAAACCAACCAAACAAGTGATGAAGATAACAAGTATTCATCAGATAATAATGACGATGATGATggtgataaaaatatcaatgacaATGCTGACGATAAACCTATACCAAGCACTTCAAACACAAATATCCACAACTTGACATACACAAAGAAATCAAATCTGTCACTAAAGAACAAAATAGATGTCTTCGAGTTTGTTCACGCAGTCGATACCCAAGAGTCCGCGACACAGAGCAATACAGTGCAGAAGATTTCTCCCAAAGAAACTCAAACGACGCCACGAAGTGAGAGAAATGTGCAACCGATACATAATGATCTCTGGCCAACGATGGATCCTAATGGACGAGTGGAGAAAATGTTTGAGTTGGAGAAAGAGTTTATAAAGAAACTGATAGTCGAAGAATACGGAGATGTATTAGAGAAGAACATCACTAAGCCGTCTACTTCTAAGGAagtagaaaataagaaaaatgtcGCTGCATTTCAAAAGAACACTCAGACGTCGCCGGCGCACGTTAAACATGTGATGACTTCACCAGCTAGGACTAAAACAAGGACCACATCTCCTTTCGCGAGACTCACAGTCGATCATCACACGAGTCCATTAATTTTCGTGACTGACGAGGATAATGTCAAAATTGAAATAGAAGAGGAAGAAGATCTCGGCATATCGATAAATCTGTCATCACCTAGATTCAGTTTGCGTTTACCGCGGAACTCTCGCGAAGTCATATCTAACATGGGAGATAGTTTGACTAGAACTGAAAGGAGGAGCGCTACAGAATCTAAGAGAGTTGTTACAGAAGTTAagaagattaataataatatgacatcaACCAGCACTAGTTCAGTAGAGGCCGACTCTTCGGAACTCAGTAGTTTAGGCGAAGTAAGACTTAGGAAAATGTTTGGAAAGATCAGAATTCCATCTGATACAGAATCTGTTTCTTCAACATCTTCTAAGTATAGTTCAGATTTCCAATCAGGCATATTACCTTTGAGGAGTGAAGGCGAAACAAGTTTAGGTTTGAACAAAAAGTccaataaatatagtaaaagtGAGGGAGAGGCTAGTTTTGGTATGTTGTAATTGTTTAATGTAAAGGTCTTAGATCATTATTTTGGTGCCTTAAATGTTGAGTTAATAGGTACAAGTAGTACCTAGTAGTGAGTGAGGATCAGTACTGGCTGAAAGAATATAATGTTCTAAGTTGTTGTTTGATCTGAATATTgatgttctaaaaatattttaaatgtaatattggTATTAGGGTTGCtaatattgcataataataagtattccGGGGCTCAGCAGAGGAAGTTAAGAgattaaatctaaattaaaattaagctaAGTAGGCcatgttttaaaattcagtacatttatataataCCTGGGTCAGTTTGATGGTCAGTAATATGTAATTTAGTATAAGGGTCTAAGACCAGGCTAGGTGTAACAGTTTATTAACCAGTACTGATTCTCCTATAATTTCTAATATATGTGTTCAATGTCACTATTTGTTGTTCACCTAAAGTACAAATCGGTTAACACAtgaaatactttaattttaataatataagtgtcTCTGTACAGAatatgttagtatattttatatgccATTTAGTTATCTGTAATTAggtaaataagaatattttttgcattatgACTGAATAAACAGTTGTTATTAGagtatgttgttttaattatttaccttGACCCCAACTTCTTATATTGATAGATATGTATTCGGTAGGTGGAATAAGTGGTTGGTAGCAcctggtatatagcctatatactATAATGAATAAAGGCCGGCCTTTTGATTTAAATGGATAATGTTTATTAACAAAGCAATAAAACTtgatattatcaaaaaatacttGTGTTCGTATATAAAAATGCGCTTACAACGAATTCATTTTCGTATACTTCTAAAACTTTTTCTGATAAGTAGATTTACCTAATATACACAAAACTTAAGAACAACTGAAATTGGCTAGGCTAAGAGGCTAACTACTGCAAAGCACTGCTCGCCCCGACCAAATATTGGACGAGGGATCAAATATAACATCATAGCTGTTAAAAAACTGAAGTATACATTACATACCTTATTTCGACTGTAGTTCCGATCGCAAGTTGCACAGACCTTAAGATATCATGTGAAATTGTGGTTAAGGGACCTCCAAATTCAAATTCTCGTTAAAACACCAAAACCagcaataatttatatttcaaaaatctttcCTCTCAACTGAATTGACAGATAGCGAAGTTTTGTGAACTTTTGCGTAACGGAACGCCAGACTGTAAGTGCATTCTGAACATAGTAAAAAAATTGAGACCAAAATGATTGcgaagttaaattataattttatttttaatgttcgcagtagataattataataatataaataaaagatatcaGAATTAATTCGGATTGCGGTATACATTTCGCGATACCTGCAAGTCAAGTATAAGAACGTAATATTTTCTTAAGGACCTCATTGGTTTAAATATCAAGTTTCGGAACGCGTGTTATTGACGTTCATCGTCGTCGGCGATTACGAGAAgtgtttataaattttgaacaaaacaaagACCGATTAGTATTTCATTGGACAAACTAGAGCAAGCATTGTTCTGTTGATCGTTTTAACTCAGTGTCATAAAAGTTCACCAGGTCACTAGGGGCAGGAATTAattagcttttattttcttagagTTAGGAACATGAAGTTgctaatattttcatttttaataggAGTAAGTTGGGGTAAAATATTAGATTATCGAAGACCGGGTCCTGGATATGATTGCGATCATTGTCAGCCGGAGCAAGTACATATCGCTTTTGGCGGTAAGTcgaaaattcataaataataactacGAACATCAGAAGACAATTTTTTCccagcaattattttttttatatttataggtcTTTTTACGCTACGCTAGCTATTAAATGATATTAAACTAGTCTACTGTCAGTCTATTTACATTGGGCAGTTAAATATTGTGTAACTTCCTCAGTTTCTATGTTTGAACTACCttcctaattatattatacaagtgCGTACCAGCCCGCGAGtattataggtaggtatgtgAACCATTCAAGGAAAATACaaggaaataatgtaataatgacACTGCTTTTTCACTcttgacatttattttcattaagcAAGTCTTATAAAGTATTGGCAGTAGGTATTTAAACCTTCTACTAATCCTCTGGGATATTTCGAGTCAGATAGTgtgtaaattacatttaatatgataaaatgtattggctaatgtttattataattctttGTTTGACCTAGATCATAGACatacaagtaatatttttaaaagaacaatGGTGATTGAAtagaaatttattatgaaattttctAGTATAACAAACATAGGATAACATATTATGACTTGTTTAAAATAGACTTGTTACAGGttactgtgtttttattggACATATTCACTGGAcctcaattatattttacacttagTAAGCTCCCCAATATTTATCACATTATAGCCAGATAgcttaatgttttaaaatcagTATTGAAAAATTGTTGGTCATTAAGGCATGGGGAATTTGGAAGGGaagggggaggcctttgcccggCAGTTGGACACTCCAACAGGCTaaggacaaaataaaataataataaattcccAATTCCTTTTTTATTCGAGGTGCATTTGCAAAGACAGCTTCTATGGCACACTGGTTTGTTGTTGCTACCACTGCATTGGAGGGTCTTGGGGTCAATTCCCATGTGGAGGAAATGTGTAGATGTTCTCTTTCCAGTTGTACCTTGTGTCTATTTTTGTTGGCAAATCTGTAAAAATCCATATGAAAAATGGTTAGTTCTTTACGAATAAAAGTAGAATTGGTAAAGATaatgtatttctaaaaataaattggacCACATTTTATCTGTAGTCCTATAACAGTATACTATGTACATCCTGTTTTTAAATCTgtataatatacctaaatattataGATACTTATATGGTGTGATAACTGAGCCACAATTCTGTTCACAACAAACTAATTGATAAGTAAAATGGGGTGACAGTTGGTAGATAATTCTTTGACTTCAATACTAGTGTATTATCAGTCTATGTTTGTTCTGTCAGGTCAAAACTAATCAATGTAACAGAATTGAATAGTTGTTGTCTAGTTGgcatataataacaatatgattattttaatacattgcAAGTcagttatgaaataaagcaatattttaaataataactgctATTTATAGCTTTTCTTATgactatattatgtttatgaagtttagtttgttatgattattacgaaataacatattatgttgaaactttaaacaaaactttactGTCGTAAATGTCCTTTATTATTGAGAAGTTTGGACTCcacagttattatattatttcacaatattctaTGTGTTACTCATTCATGAACTGGTTACCTAaatcatattatgtatgtctgtctggATCCCTCTATCTCAAACCCATATTATTTGGGGACAGACCGACTCATATTTTATCAACCTGCAGTCCCACACCAATTGCATCTTCATTGCAATGTTAACAATATAATGGGAATGGtgatttattattcaaaaataaatatcagtaaGATAATAAATAGAGGTCACTTTAGACTTTTCgggaatattatattacataaaataagcTCAACCAACTTAAATTAAAGTTGGTACTTTGGTTGTTTATATCCTGGCTGGGGAAGAATATAAGATACTACACTCCGCGAGCGAAAGCCGGCtacttgtatatttttcttggtctataatttgtttagtaaagtaaatatgattCTTCAACTCGAAAACTAGTAAATTTTAGAAATTGGGTGCCATCATCTTACTGAGAACTTATTTTACCACTTCCCAATATGTTCAAACAATCATGTCTCAATTTCAGAGAACACAAACGACATAGTAGTAACATGGTCTACGTTCAACGCGACACACGAGTCCCGCGTGCAGTACGGGGAAGGTGTGATGGACCGCGAGGCCAGGGGTCACAGCAAGCTGTTCATTGACGGAGGAGCACTGAGGCGCAGGCAGCACATACACACTGTCACATTGTCTGGACTTAAGTTTAACACTAGATATGGTGAGTGGTGGTGAAGAATGCCTGCTATTTGTATTTTGCGGCTAGGAAAGTACTCTTGAACATGTATCGTCTCCCAGAGAGGTATGAAAAGATCTCGTGTAGAGGTATACATAGatgattaatgtataatagaatacggtaatttcgcgttaattcccgtattcttttatacattgtttaaaagtaaaagtaaataggtactaATACTActaccacagaataataagtactaaagtacagaACAAACACTTCccgtaacaatttatagaaataacgactcttgctactaagcagcaaagtctaattcagctcgtataggcgctccgtacctaacgacatattcacctaagtattcccgctctcttttaacgcgtaactctgtcactgtctggcgtagagtcacagaataagtaatagtactaccgtacAGAAGGTCCACTTCTGAACAAAAGTGgagtttaggcataaaaaaatacctacactTACGACTGCCACACGAAATTGAGACTTATAGCGCTGCGCGAGCGTTCATACTCCATTGGGTATCGTCGCGCGTCTCCGGTTTCACCGCCGGAACACGGTTATCACtagtcgatataaatatttaaataaatcaataaagagaacagtgtgtaccgatgcaaatacaatacttcaaaacatgTTAATCTGTTCCTAATAGTTTCTGAAAAACCCattaaccattataaaataaaattaaaattgtattgctgtctggccattaaataaatataggtttctacataactttactataggtaaaatcaaagaagcgaatagaacgaacgattggccgccgccacttttttaataggtaggtattccGTGGATTGCGACGACGCGCCGACGCCACGCGCTCTctgccgccgcgccgcgctggTGCACGCTGGCCGCTGGCCGCTCGATGTCGCAGCGCCTAGTCTAAAAGCTAGTACTATTGTATtagtattttgatttataaaattaatagtaagTATTAAACTATCatgaaattgtattgtataaacAGGGGAATTACGAGTAAGAAAACACATAAGTAGTAGAaagcataattatttattaagtatgtcGGTAGGCATCTACataaacttttaatttgttttatttttcctaattaCTAATGAATATTACAGttgctttacttttaaatactgtTTGATAGATTTTTTGCCCAATTTAAAATTCCGATTATTAAATCTTAAGGTTGAGAATATACGAAGCCtcacaaacaattttaataaatagtcaaCGGGAAAACACGAACACGGCAATGTTggtaatttaacattttttagtaatttaaatatttcactcCCAGGGTTTCCGTGTAAATGGTGCTCGAAATTGTGTGTAAATACTGTCTctaaattttgaatatattcGTTCATTTCTTGAGATGGAATCTTCAAATTGCCATAAAATGATTTACTTCTATTATATGCCTTGTAATGTGTGAAAGTAATTTGATCCAGATCTAGTGAAGAGTCAAGCATTTTAAGCGTTTCTTTGCAATCCGAGtgtttttcaaaacatttataaagtaaaaaacctGCAACATACGTTAGTGCATTTGCTTCGGGTAAGTCCACACGATAATCAATTTCACCATCCAAAGCAACTAGTGAGGGCTTGGCTTGATCAGTCATGTTAAAAGATTCCTTGTTCATTATATCCTCTGCCTTAagcaaaatttcataaatatcagATTCACAGTTAGTTTTGTCACTTTTCAGCATGTTGACAAAGAACAATTTTGAAAATGCTCGAGTAAACTGAATGGATGTAGGCTCGAAACAGGAACCGCCTTGTTGCCTAACTGACCCGAAAAAAATTTCCAGGCCGTCTTGGTTAAGCCGTCTCGTGAATAGGTACTGAAAACCTTCCGACTTTAAGTCTTCAAACAGTTGTAATACTGACTGAATAGTTATTTGGAAGTTTTGGAATGTCTTTATCTGATTAGTATTGTTCTTTCCGGTAGTACGATTTGTTGATTTAATAGTTGCAAACATATTTTGagcattttgtaaaattaatttctgtTCTGTAGACATTCTAAAAGCACTCTGTAActttttagtagtttttatttttgaggaATTCAGTACGTCAAATAAGTCAtccattgtttttat includes the following:
- the Pits gene encoding protein interacting with Ttk69 and Sin3A isoform X3 encodes the protein MRSTNTRYPVDRYLVESSKKFEMVNIIDDELWNTEPALKPEDEIILRKLHEMLQSTADDLKLLSGELSKFHEPGVQVKTTPTPLDEEFNEKVHIEEIVNAKFHGYKIIDKPFSSVPEYKPRNDVTNVRPTVIDTQKPKVNNNNVEVNTAPILKKPSINKNLEITRTKVIQINGNQDSTKTEKLNNGKVVNAPAVAYNEYSYKYVEPKLKTPRKVLQVQEMPSINIRSELKEQKVLQLDIIPDTKESVKSDTISKNIAVVAVQHEDPTPIKQTITQIVTESQKPMQVHEVYKPAIRRISKMSACDSSGSTNNNSSDTQVKLKTQKRLLTNIRSPKNSSRSDRKRVTSKKDSDKRSHLNLDEWRKKLNVVYGPTSSKNNKLTKTKSKTKISPKKTNLKQSSSSKPNTLNNVEYIPYSKLTIGGARASDIEKEISDIPNKNNIPLSPILDKILSSRENSFSKNIPRKHKTSNSLKVLTTSDENLLQEVIDIERTISETISKNLISAPSDPKPEKISSDTDEAKENESYVDDFEDEKSDHSGQSGNQRMNSRHSSETNQTSDEDNKYSSDNNDDDDGDKNINDNADDKPIPSTSNTNIHNLTYTKKSNLSLKNKIDVFEFVHAVDTQESATQSNTVQKISPKETQTTPRSERNVQPIHNDLWPTMDPNGRVEKMFELEKEFIKKLIVEEYGDVLEKNITKPSTSKEVENKKNVAAFQKNTQTSPAHVKHVMTSPARTKTRTTSPFARLTVDHHTSPLIFVTDEDNVKIEIEEEEDLGISINLSSPRFSLRLPRNSREVISNMGDSLTRTERRSATESKRVVTEVKKINNNMTSTSTSSVEADSSELSSLGEVRLRKMFGKIRIPSDTESVSSTSSKYSSDFQSGILPLRSEGETSLGLNKKSNKYSKSEGEASFGML